The DNA region ttctaatcaataatataactgcttatgtgttatttgattgtggtgctacgcattcattcatgtctaagagatttgccaagaagttaggagctaagcctgataacttagaagaaccatataaagtagcaactcctgctaatcgaattttagaaactcgcgCTTTATATCGGAATATTGGTGTTCTCATAGAAGATCAAAATTTCAAGGCAAACCTAAtccaactaaacatggtggaattcgacgtaattcttgggatggattggttagccaagaatcatgctttagtggactgtcatggaaagacggtaaccatctaagctccacaccaagagaaacttttatttcatggcaagacaaaagaacgaaagactcttctttctacttctcaaacttggaaagccatgaaaagtggagaagaagtttacctggctatgttaagcgaggtaaagaaagaaGGAACCACACTGACACTAGAAGAGATTCCAGTGGTACAAGAGTTTccggatgtctttcctgaagaactccctggcgaacTTCCCGATCGCGAAGCTGAATTTGAGATTAACTTAGTGCCCaatgctacaccaatctcaaaagcaccgtatcgaatggctccagcagaattgaaagaactcaaagagcaacttcaagagTTGTTGGATAAAAAGCAGATACGACCAAACGCATCTCCATGGGGAActcctgtcctatttgtaaagaagaaggacggaagcatgagaatgtgtattgattacagatagctgaataagatcacagtcaaaacaagtatccgcttccaaggatagacgacttgtttgaccaactcaaaggagcttcagtcttttccaagctTGACTTAAGGTCAGACaaccaccaactgaaggtcaagacagacgatattccgaagaccGCCTTCAaaacaagatatggacactatgagttcatggtaatgcCATTCGGTTTAACCAATGCTCCGGCAGTATTcttggatctcatgaacagggtgttcaaaccatttcttgacaagtttgttgtggtattcatcgacaatatttttgtatattcatcaagtgaagaagaccataaagaacatcttcgtctcaccctccagaagctgagagaaaaggaactatacgccaagttcaagaaatgcgaattttggctagaaagcgtcacattcttgggacacataatatcagcagcaggagtatctgtggaccctaagaaagtagaggcaatctcagattggcctagaccaaagaatgtgacagaaattcgaagcttcttgggattagcaggctattatcgaaaatttgttgaaggattctcttcaatagccatacccctcaccaagctcacacagaataactctaagtttcaatggagtgaaaaatgtgagcaaagcttcgagactttgaagaagaagcttacatccacgccagtgttggtattgccaactgaaggcaaatacttcaccatctacagtgatgcatctaaagaaggtttaggatgtgtactcatgcaagagtgaagggtgattgcatacgcatcaaggcagttgaagccgtatgaacaaaattacccaacgcatgatctcgaactagctgcagtggtattcgcactaaagatttggagacattatctttatagagccaagtgtgagattttcaccgaccaccaaagtctcaaatatttgttcacacaaaaggaactaaatatgagataaagacgatggatcgaacttatgaaggattacgacttgacaataagctaccaTCCATGCAAAGCCAACAAAGTAGCAGATGCTTCAAGTCGAAAAAATATGAGTAaggtgatcctgacatcactttcagcacaaccatgtcttcgagagacaatcaagatgagtcaagatagagattccgctttggtgaaactaaaagagcaagttaaagaagggaaaccaccagatttcgagacggataacaaaggaatcttgtggatgaaaggacgattgtgcgtaccagacatcaataaccttcgacaagaagtaatgtccgaggcacataagtcgaaattttcagtccatcctggcagtaccaagatgtacagagatttgaagaaaaatttttggtggagtggaattaagaaagacgtggcaatatttgtttccaagtgtcacgtgtgccagcaagtcaaggcagagcaccaaagacctggaggacttctgcaacctctagaaattccagaatggaaatgggaacatatctccatggactttgttgtcgggttaccaaagtctagacaaagtcatgacggcatctgggtaatcgtagatagactcgcaaaatctgcacatttcttacctgtccgcatgaattataatttggacaagctagcaacattgtacatgaatgagatcatacgattgcatggagttccagctaACATACTgtcagacagagatccgaggtttacatctcgtttttggaagagctttcaacaagctatgaGGACCAAAATTACTcttagcacggcctatcatcctcagatcgatggccaaacagagaggacaattcaaactctagaagatatcctgagagcatgtgctctagacttcagtgataattggagcgaacatctgcccttaatcgagttcgcgtacaataatagttaccacagcagcattggaatggcaccatacgaagctctgtatggacgaaagtgtcgatcaccactgtattggaatgaggtaggggaaaaagccattgttggacccgaaatgatccaagaaacagtggataaagttgccgtgatcaaggagagattaaaagctgcacaagatcgatagaaaagctgggctgaccttaaaagaagacccgtggaattcgaagttggagagaaggcatatgtgaaagtgtcacccatgaagggtgttatccgattcaataaggctgggaaactgaatcccagatacgtcggaccatttgaaatccttgagaagtgggaacacttgcttatagattagcacttccacccgacatgtcaagaattcacaatgtattccacgtttcgcagctgagaagatatatttctgaccctagtcatattcttgaagctggaccactgttggttgaggaaatttaaacgaagagctgaaatatgaagaaattccgattcaaattgtggataacaaagaccaagtactgaggagacgaactattccatatgtaaaagtacaatggtccaatcacaccgaaagagaagctacttgggagttggaagaaaagatgcgagaacAATACCCTTATCTTTTTGAAAATCATgcatagccaagtttcgaggacgaaacttctcataaggaaggagggatgtgagaacctgaaattccagcagtagcagtagcagcagctagcaaatttcagcagaagctaatatttcagaagctggtatttttccagcagattggaatccagcagcagacaacaaataaaatccagcagcagcagcacgaaatcccagcagacagttactaattcagaccatagcttgtaactgaagcatttaacacgaaataaagattgttaatgtcagattatggccttaattgggaggctaaaaGTCAGaatttcacctataaatatcaccctcaaacctctgaattggttTACCAAAAATctggagttatcacttgaaattagagctaagagagtacattttcgaagctgtaaaatccagtagcaaggcaagcagatttccagacttcaaccgaaattctttaagcaaattacagtaagtgggcttatatataaatatcttgaaatcagtttgataattctgttttaaagtacAGTTTCTGTAGGtgtatttctgatatatgattttgaagcactgaaactccctagtgaactaatggtaggaatatatattctgaacatttctgaattctgattctgattctgattctggcttcaccccttagaggagagaacatctaggggactgatatcagtttagccatgaaattcaatAACGtactcagtgcttactaattctgatttctgttctgaaacctgtgatatctgaattctgatttctgttctgaaaagatgagtttctgtatattatggtattactgtttttgttgaaaatggtttcgaaaactgggagttattcccgtctctgcttactgagtgacaaccatatcactcacccactaaactcatctcagataagaacgaggaagaaatattataggagaaagagcagatccagttctggggctggtgaagaagattattgttTTCAGTTTATGTTATGTTAATTCCGCTGTATCTGTTAAGGCAATGTtgtgtctggttttacatttccgctgtaaaacatcagtatccgagttgtaacagacaattgatttatttcgtattatgaataaaagactggtttctgaattctgtactctgaggcttgttgttgtcgaatgtaaatttgagaataacgtcggtgtcaaccaacccccgtcccggggcgtgacatagGGTGATTTTCCATTCTGACTTGAGAAACTTGTAACCGATGATCTTTGATTATTGAATAAACAGCGCATGTTTTCTCGTAAAAGAAAAGAATAAGAccaaaatgataatatgaccAAGTCAAGAATTGCAGCGATGGGGTATGCATAACGTGACAAAAGTATAAATTTATTAACTATATCCCGCTTGTTTATTGAATATGGATGTTAAAAGAGTTCCAATCATTCAACTTTAATCCAGTTAAGTACGGTGTCCatgtaataatataaattagaacagccttatttgaatactaacTATTTTATTAACTATGATCCatcttaatttttatttattaatttttaatattcttGTTCTAgtaattgatttttattttagcATAGACTTTCAAAACATGATTTATTactttatttttcatgtttattgcagttaaatatttgaaaacacTATAATTTTGGTCATATAtgtttttctcttcaattttagttttattctgttattttttatttttttacaattttagtttttttcttTAAGTGATGTTGATATTGAATGGATCTCACAGCACACATCAACATCTCTTCAGAAAAAAGtctaaattgtcaaaaattaaaatatatatgactATAACTAAATTTGTCAGTATAGAGAATAAAAATCgcaaataaacaaatatataagatcataattataatttttcctaatatatatataaacatatatccTTTTAATAAAAAGATTGTAATCGTCATCATTAGATTAACGTTAGACAAAGGGGTTTACAAAAATAATGTAAATTGTTCGCAACGAGTCCACAGTTAACCAATTGTGATTCTTCTATTACAATATGTTATGTACAAAATTTGAGGAAAATAAATATGAACTTAAACCCTTCAATATCCGCTCGTTGCTAGCATTTGGTAAACAGATCAATCAACCCCTCTCAATTGTATACGGAGAACTGTTGGCAGGCTGAGAAGGAATTATCCTACTTTATGAAAAAGGCTTTACTATTAATGTCCAAGTCGCACCTAATTCCATTGGCAATGTAAGCATTCACTAGCTTGTCGAATAAAGTTGCTCATAATATTGCGCGTTTTGCTTTTTCGTCCCTTTCACCATTTGTTTGGGTGAATTGTGAGTTTCGTTTTTGGTTTGTTAAGCTTGTAATTGATGATTTTAATCAATAAATTTACAAGTTTTAccttaaaaaaatacaaaacttAGCTTACAACCAGGATAATTTCAGGACAACTCAAGTTAAtgatttgttaaaaaaaaatatcataaattaattCTTGTTTATTGCatcaaaattgttttttttagcATAGGTAGTAGTAATTAACTACAATtaatctttcttttcttctgAATCCCACTTGTGATCGGAGAAGATAAGATCcatgctgttgctgctgctacTGTTAGAATTAAACATCGCATCCGCCATATCCACCACCGGCAGCTGGTAGTCATGAAACCTTACCGCAGACGGCCCCGCACCGCCGCGGCTGTCCACACCTGCAACTGCGGTGTCGCTGCTAGCGACTGCGGAGCCAACAGAAACGCCGCGAAGATCTTGAAAGACTTGCATGGAGAGCCAGTGGGTCGTTGCCGGCAAAGATGTAGAAAAGGGCGGTTGTAGCTGAATGCCGGTGGCGGTGGTGTCGATGAACGACGTTGGCCCTTGCTCCGGCAGTGATGCGGCGGCGGAGGGGGCGGTGGAGGACATGTGGCAGGTGTGGGTACCTCGATATGTGACCTCGAATATGAAGGGATCATTGTTTAATCGTTGGACTTGTTTCTTGGCGGGGCAGTCGTAGAATTTTTGGTGTGTGCATCTATAGTAACTCCTGTCATTATAATTCATTTATTTAGGAGCagaaattcaaattttcaaaaaaaaaaatagtattaattaaattttatctaaaCATTTTATTTGAAGTATATCTTTTGTGAAacagtctcacggatctttatccttaagacgagtcaactctgtccatatttacaataaaattattgcttaatactttttcatagttgatctaaataaatatatatctcACAAAAATTAATCCATGAAACCGTATCACGgagatttttatgttttatgtttGATGTTTTATTTATGTGTTTGTATAACATAGTAGGAAAAATAGCAAAACTAATTAAAttgaattttggtcatcttgtTAGTCAAAACTACCATTTTTAAAAGGAGTCAAAATTAGTTTTAAATGCAATAATTTGCTTCTTCTCGGGATATGATGTTAGATATTACTAATATGTTCGATGTTATGACTCGAAAGAACATGAACTCGTCGAAGTTGCTTTTTTCAAGTTGAAGATAATAATTCTTCAAACTTGTGAGTTAAATCCAATTTCGAGAAAGGAAAGTATAAATTGTTGTAGCCAAGGATAATTCTTCAAACTTGTGAGTTAATCAAATATGTGAGTTCAAacatatttattcttaaaataatttttaaaacattttctaaaaaatatgtaaaaaatattataatttttttttataaataattgtcCAAACGTATACCGGGCACATCTATCCAAATGGTGGACGCAACTTATTTTTTTCCCAATAATATTGCAAGTGTTATTATaattagctctaattaatttcaAGAATAATTAAACTCGTGTCTCATTATCTAAAACTTTTATTTAGCTAAATATTACCTCATTTATTTTTAATCTCTTgtaatcataaaataaaaaatatttagaataaGTTAATCAATAATAGAAGGAATCAATACAACAATATCTCAAATTAAATTTCAcccttcaaaaaaattaaaattttaaaagaaatttgatCCGTTCGACCTTTTTATTCGAAAAATTCCTTTGATCCTATGTTCAAACTAATTTTTCAAACCCTTTTAAATCGAAAGATTAGTTAATTTACTCGTTGTTTTCTACAATTAATTCGTTGAAATGTAAACCACGACTTCAATGAAAATGAAAGAATGCCTTTTTGACGTTTTCAAGTAATTGGACTCGGCCATAGATTTTGAACCATTATATGCATGCCTATTGTGGGGGGAAAAAACATGTTTTTTATtagtaaaattaataattttcaagCATCGAGTCGAATAAAAAATCAAGGTCACAAAATTGATCTATGATATaatttcatatgattttttatgtttttattattaCCTTGCATGTAAAAAAAGTATAAAgttattgtttttcatttaCCTTGGATAAGTGGATCCCATGATTTCTTTTTGACCATATTTTCTCCAAGTATAGCCATCCTCGGGCGGAAGTTCAAGATTTCCCATTATCGGCGCGGCCACCCTCTTCACTATTTTGTCACTTCCACTATCCTTTCTgtttcatttataaaaaaataaaaataaattaatatataaaaataaatgaataaataaatatatatatatatatatatatatatatattaatttatttttaatagggTCCGATCGATGCTAATTAACTTTACTTATCTCGATACGTACGTGTACCaaagcataaaataaaatccacgATTAAAGATATGATTTACTAAATTATGCGAAGAGCAATGCCGAGCTAGCAAGAAATTTTACGAGGTTGATCATGAAGCAAAAATATTGTTAATTCGTTttagtgtgtgtatatatatttatatatatatatatattttatttatttatttttgtcaaataaagttTCGAACACTAAAGAGAGAAATTATAATCCCCACGTACTTCTACTATTAGATATTGATAATTACATTCATTTTGTAAATCATATTCGGTTTAATTTGATATTAAGATAATATCGTCAACATAAAAGACTCAACTAGCATTACGAGAAATAGGGTTTGATTCATAAGAAGCATTTCACGGACTGTACTTActccgaaaaaaaaaaaacaatgacAACGACAATCTATCTTCCGAAGTGTCATTCGAATGTAGGTAATTCCAACAAAATATGAAGTTGAAAAAGTAAAGAAGATTTATAGAACGGGAATGTTTGTGAAGTTCGTGTAGGTGATATATACAGATTTTGATCATCTAAGTAGTCGATAAATAATGTATAGTATTAGCTAAATAGGGGTAAAGAAATCCCCACGAGCAACAAAGAGCCCTCAACAAGATTATCTAGCTACAACCATTATCTCGCAATCTGATAAAGCACTCAGGTGCTTGCGGAGATATGGTGGAGCTGTAAATTTGAAATGGCAGATTTGATTTGGaggataaatttcaaataatgttcATATTAAATCGGCATTTGAAATCCATAAGAATTACTATTAAAATTGCATAACttgtgaatttgaaattcactTGAATTTTGTCCATTATTGCAATTAATTCAGAACTTGAAATTTATCTATCCGAGCACAACCTTATGGTATATGAGAGGGAAGGTGACCCACATCATGTGGGGATTAGTAAATGTGCATACATtgtgtaggaccgagtgcttaccgctttaccaaaagctatagctagtagtaatggtgcaactcaataTGGAACTCGAGCTACGTCCTGACCTTGGGTAGCAACCTTAAATATTTCTTGAAAACTCAGTGCTAGGTAATCACTTCTTTGTAAGAAAATAGTAGAAAAGAAAACATGTGTATATCACGTCCTAACTCTTAACCACGAATTCGTGTTTGTTAAGTTGATGACAATGGTAGgtaaacaaatttaattgaaGATATCTACGTGCCATTTGAATAGATCAAACCTGCATTTCAGTAGAGTTACGGACGAAATTTATTCATACAATTTATCAAACAGTATAGAACGGTTTTGGCGCTGCTCGAATAATAGATTTTCCCCTGGCATAAATCTTGTATGTAGTGAAAGTCCAAAGTTAGAAAGGACCAAACCCTATAACTTCATCCTCTAGACAGCTAGGTAGCAAATATGCACATTTCCCACAAAATATATAGTTACATttttatatgtgtgtgtgtgtgtgtgtatgtatatatgtatgtcTGACCTCTTTCTTTGTCTAGGCAAAATTCGGTTGGAATCCGAAGCATTAATCAATAGTTGCATTTCGCCACTCGCCCGGCCCCCGGAACTTCCCACGATATCCCTGAATGCAATATCAGGTTCTTCTTTCTGGAGCTGCATCCCTTTGATCATTCTGCTACTAGTACTCTCGTGCTCATGTACGTATTCGTGGAACGTAACGCTCGGAGTCGCCTGATGGAGACCGGAGAAGACAGCCCCGCTGGATTTCAGCCACTGCCGAATCCCAACGCCAATGTCATGTCCAAGTTGTTGCTGCAGCTCTTGGGACTCCCCAACAATACCTCTCATTTGCTCCAGAGAAATTTTATCTTTGATTCTACTGAAAACAGAAATTATTTCTTCAGATGATCTCAGGATGATTTCTGGATTATTCTCTAAATTTGGCAGGTTTTTTTCGAGATCTTTCGCCAACTTGCACCCATGATACAATAACGGCAAGGTTTCCTCCATTTTGGGGTGAATTTTCCCtctattttcctttggattgtCTATCTTATTTGGGATTGGACATTTACGTaccatgtgtgtgtgtgtgtctatatatatatacgcaaAAGATGGGAGAGAATGGTAATAAACGATATATAAGTTTTAGGGTGACAAAATTGCAATTatgagttttaattattatatttgtgtataatattatgatttttaaaaaatttcattggttttttttatttatttttttaaaaaaagttcaaatttatttaagtgaaaTTGTGTTTCACCAATATCATCAAATCGGGTCAACGGGTGGCTTTCTACGAGGgaactgaaaaataaatttgcAAAGTTGAAATTCAAAGTATTTGCAGATTTGTTGAATACGTTGAGTGGAAGTGGAAGAAGCTTTAGAAGTGATGACTCAGTCATTGGTCTATAATTCTTTGGTTTATTTTCATTTAAGTCAACCACAAGACTTGGCCTCGTGGAAAATTAAATACAATTTGGACCATGAAATTTTCTTAGGTTTGAAGGTGTGactggatttttatttttatttttttaatttgagaaataGGTTTGTCTGAATTTAGTGGAACAATGACTTAAATCACTATTTGGACCAATCAATTATATTTATGATGCaaccaaaaaataatattattcgaAATGAGAAAATTCAGGTAATTGACGAGAAGATGAAATAGTATTGATAATGAACTTCATTTGTTGTTTCTAACTACGTGACGGAGCAAATTCAGGGATACAGAGAGTGTCATATGAGAACACTCTGACATTCAAATCAATGATTGTAATATGTTTTTTcgtgaatatttttttatgtgaaaATTGCAAAATTTGTCATATAAATTAGTTTTAGTGAAGGTTTTGCTAAGAGTCAGAATTTGATTTTCGTTtgtaagttatgattttttcaCATTTAATACGATTTTGTCAAAATTTTCAGTGGTTGATGATGTCAAGTCAGTAATTTTTTTGGCCATTCAAAAGTCATGCGACTAAGAGCTAGGATTTTCAACTACACTTGATTAAAAGAATCTTATAAACTCTAAGTTCTTATTTTAAAACAGAGTTGTtagaatatttggataaaataaaataactaattttaaaaatgttgaTGTATTTGATATTATGAGATGAGATTTGTTTACATTATCGTTACCAcacactaaaaaaaaaaaaaaaaaacataacatTATAAAAACAATACAATTATTAGTTttcacttaaatttttttttaaaaaatataattacaatAGTATTAGCCATAATAATTGTTGGGTTAAGTGTGCATGAGTGATAATAGTATTTGGATGGGTGATCTTCTAGTAAGTTTTCGTCCGTCAAGTTGCTTACATTACACCTGTGgcgacccggacgctaattcagttcttaatcatcattaggatcaatttattaattcaagtaatttgggtcataaaaaaaattttctttaattgcggaacgtaatggaatctaactaatatacagattcgtataaataaagtacaagtcctgtacaatctacattaaataaaaactaaggtttaacaactaattatcaagtgttcaaccctatctttaatccaagtccgtagtctccactctaatcatgatctctctctcttcttctcttgaccctgatcatgtcccacctgttgtcatgcacacatacaaacaagacaacatccggataactccgatgagaattacattcccagtataaatcatgtatacatgcctttcatataaacaatataaaagtatgaaataaacattcataacatgtatcaaaatccgaacatgaatcaaatattcatcacatgtattataatcctaaacatgaatcaatatcaagaataaattatattctaaacatataccatcatcaggaacataattccatatcaagcaatgaatcactctccgtgattctcagactcagactcgactcagtcctaatctagggatcccgatcggaataagaacatacacccacctacactcccgatcggggtggtggcatgttcttattcacggactttggctctttccatatcgaacaccagtaatagaagaaactccaattctatccactccgatatagccaaacgtctggtgtct from Primulina tabacum isolate GXHZ01 chromosome 14, ASM2559414v2, whole genome shotgun sequence includes:
- the LOC142524923 gene encoding WRKY transcription factor 55 translates to MEETLPLLYHGCKLAKDLEKNLPNLENNPEIILRSSEEIISVFSRIKDKISLEQMRGIVGESQELQQQLGHDIGVGIRQWLKSSGAVFSGLHQATPSVTFHEYVHEHESTSSRMIKGMQLQKEEPDIAFRDIVGSSGGRASGEMQLLINASDSNRILPRQRKRKDSGSDKIVKRVAAPIMGNLELPPEDGYTWRKYGQKEIMGSTYPRSYYRCTHQKFYDCPAKKQVQRLNNDPFIFEVTYRGTHTCHMSSTAPSAAASLPEQGPTSFIDTTATGIQLQPPFSTSLPATTHWLSMQVFQDLRGVSVGSAVASSDTAVAGVDSRGGAGPSAVRFHDYQLPVVDMADAMFNSNSSSSNSMDLIFSDHKWDSEEKKD